One part of the Glycine soja cultivar W05 chromosome 11, ASM419377v2, whole genome shotgun sequence genome encodes these proteins:
- the LOC114373163 gene encoding uncharacterized protein LOC114373163, producing the protein MRSHQKSTDAAIRNLETQLGQLAQERDERPTRTFGANTEKNPREECKAVMTREQKNAQEARTMTEDEETEDKKEELQEEGKPEEEEKVALSPKTKSQKAREAKKEESPVLPQDLPYPKVPTKKNKECYFKRFLEIFKGLKITMPFGEALQQMPLYSKFMKDIITKKGKYIDSENIVVGGNCSVIIQRKLPEKFKDPGSVTIPCTIGKEAVDKAFIDLGASINLMPLSMCRRIGNLKIDPTRMTLQLADRSIMRPYGVVEDVLVKVRHFTFLVDFVIMDIDEDTEIPLILGRPFMLTANCVVDMGNESLELSIDNQKITFDLFKAMKYPREGWKCFRIEEIDRDDNVNILDTPHTSLEKAIVNRMDCLTSEEEEDLKACLEDLDRQEVIPEKETCFEILEKEALPEKKKVELKVLPRHLKYVFLEGDTKPVVISNALTQTEENRLVDILRKHKEAIR; encoded by the coding sequence ATGAGATCACATCAAAAGAGCACAGATGCAGCTATCAGAAACCTCGAGACACAATTGGGCCAGCTAGCCCAAGAAAGGGATGAAAGACCCACAAGAACTTTTGGGGCTAATACTGAGAAGAACCCAAGAGAAGAGTGTAAAGCGGTAATGACTCGAGAACAAAAGAATGctcaagaagcaagaacgatGACAGAAGACGAGGAAACTGAGGATAAGAAAGAAGAACTTCAAGAGGAAGGGAAGCCagaggaagaagagaaggtGGCCTTATCACCTAAAACCAAGAGTCAAAAAGCAAGAGAAGCTAAGAAGGAAGAATCGCCAGTCTTGCCGCAGGATCTTCCGTATCCTAAGGTGCCAACCAAGAAGAATAAAGAGTGCTACTTCAAGCGTttcttagaaatatttaaaggactGAAGATCACCATGCCATTCGGGGAAGCCTTACAACAGATGCCCCTCTACTCTAAGTTCATGAAAGATATCATCACTAAGAAAGGGAAATATATAGACAGCGAGAACATTGTAGTAGGAGGCAACTGTAGCGTGATCATTCAAAGGAAGCTACCTGAAAAGTTCAAGGACCCGGGAAGCGTTACCATCCCATGCACTATAGGAAAAGAAGCGGTAGATAAAGCCTTCATCGATCTAGGCGCAAGCATCAATTTGATGCCCTTATCAATGTGTCGACGAATTGGGAATCTAAAAATTGATCCCACTAGAATGACACTTCAATTGGCAGACCGCTCAATTATGAGACCATACGGGGTGGTAGAAGATGTCCTGGTCAAGGTTCGCCACTTCACTTTTTTGGTGGACTTTGTCATCATGGACATCGATGAGGACACAGAAATTCCCCTTATcttaggcagaccctttatgttGACTGCCAACTGTGTAGTAGATATGGGGAACGAAAGTCTAGAACTGAGTATTGACAACCAGAAGATCACTTTTGACCTTTTTAAAGCAATGAAGTATCCACGGGAAGGTTGGAAGTGCTTCAGGATAGAAGAGATTGACAGGGATGATAATGTCAATATTCTGGACACACCACACACTTCACTGGAGAAAGCAATAGTAAATAGGATGGACTGTCTCACcagtgaagaagaagaggatctCAAGGCTTGCTTGGAAGACTTGGATCGGCAAGAAGTCATTCCTGAGAAAGAAACCTGTTTTGAGATATTAGAGAAAGAGGCTCTGCCCGAGAAAAAGAAGGTTGAATTAAAGGTATTGCCTAGGCATTTAAAGTATGTTTTCTTGGAGGGTGACACCAAACCTGTAGTAATTAGTAATGCATTGACACAGACAGAAGAGAACAGGTTGGTGGACATCCTGAGGAAGCATAAGGAAGCAATCAGATGA